The following are from one region of the Gossypium hirsutum isolate 1008001.06 chromosome D03, Gossypium_hirsutum_v2.1, whole genome shotgun sequence genome:
- the LOC107929204 gene encoding molybdenum cofactor sulfurase isoform X2 yields the protein MQSPWIREASKACCSSSGCCPNPFLGFPHYVEASSSSSKPQSAAASRYQFETDEADKIRASEYPHLDSSVACFDYIGHGLFSYSQLQGSPFFDICCKSINLNSQLLYGEETEFQSGIKKRIMSFMNVSETDYTMVFTANQASAFKLLVESYPFGSNQNLLTVYDYQSEAIDVMIERAKKRGANCMSACFSWPNLKIQTEKLRKKIIKKRGLFVIPLQSKVTGSRYSYTWLSLAQENGWHVLLDATALGAKEMETLGLSLFDPDFLICSFFKVFGENPSGFCCLFIKKSIGSSVLKGSTTNVGIVSLVPPLKLEAPKGKAPLHEIEEIIDSRTSNTLQCKALDHADSLGLVLISSRTRSLINWLVNALMSLQHPHSETGIPAVKIYGPKVMFDRGPAVAFNVFDWKGERIHPALVQKLADRNNISLSIGCLQHIWFSDKHEEMKEKDKFQPGIDVVTAAIGYLTNFEDIYRLWVFVSRFLDADFLDKEKWRYKALNQRTIEI from the exons ATGCAATCACCTTGGATAAGAGAGGCCTCTAAAGCCTGTTGTTCATCTTCTGGCTGTTGTCCAAATCCCTTCCTTGGTTTTCCCCATTATGTtgaagcttcttcttcttcttcaaaacccCAAAGTGCTGCTGCATCACGTTACCAATTCGAG ACAGATGAAGCTGATAAGATCCGAGCTAGTGAATACCCTCATTTGGATTCGAGTGTTGCTTGTTTTGATTACATTGGCCATGGTCTTTTCTCTTATTCTCAGCTTCAAGGGTCACCGTTTTTTGATATTTGTTGTAAGTCAATAAACTTGAATTCTCAGCTTTTATATGGTGAAGAAACTGAGTTTCAGTCTGGGATTAAGAAAAggattatgagttttatgaatgTTTCAGAAACTGATTACACCATGGTTTTCACTGCTAATCAAGCTTCAGCTTTTAAGCTTTTGGTTGAATCTTATCCTTTTGGGTCTAATCAAAATCTTCTCACTGTTTATGATTATCAAAGTGAAGCTATTGATGTAATGATTGAGAGAGCAAAAAAGAGAGGAGCAAATTGCATGTCAGCTTGTTTTTCATGGCCTAATCTGAAAATTCAAACAGAGAAGTTAAGGaagaagataataaaaaaaagagggTTATTTGTCATTCCACTTCAATCAAAGGTTACTGGGTCTAGATATTCATATACATGGTTGAGTTTAGCTCAAGAAAATGGATGGCATGTATTGCTTGATGCAACTGCATTAGGTGCTAAAGAAATGGAGACTTTAGGGCTTTCATTGTTTGACCCTGATTTCCTTATTTGttcatttttcaaagtttttggTGAAAACCCATCCGGGTTTTGCTGCTtgtttatcaagaaatccattgGTTCATCTGTTTTGAAAGGTTCAACCACTAATGTTGGGATCGTGAGCCTTGTCCCACCATTGAAGCTAGAAGCACCCAAAGGAAAGGCACCATTGCATGAAATTGAGGAAATAATAGATTCAAGAACCAGCAACACCCTACAATGCAAGGCCTTGGACCATGCAGATTCATTAGGTCTTGTACTAATAAGTAGCAGAACAAGGAGCTTGATTAACTGGCTGGTGAATGCATTGATGAGTCTCCAACATCCACATTCAGAAACTGGAATCCCTGCTGTCAAAATCTATGGTCCAAAAGTAATGTTTGACCGAGGTCCAGCAGTGGCTTTCAATGTATTTGATTGGAAAGGGGAAAGGATTCATCCTGCATTAGTGCAAAAACTGGCTGATAGAAACAATATTTCATTGAGCATTGGGTGTTTACAACACATCTGGTTCAGTGATAAACATGaagaaatgaaggaaaaagatAAGTTTCAGCCTGGGATAGATGTTGTTACAGCTGCAATTGGGTACCTTACTAATTTTGAAGACATTTATAGGCTTTGGGTATTTGTTTCAAGGTTCTTGGATGCTGATTTTTTAGACAAAGAGAAATGGAGATATAAAGCTCTTAATCAAAGAACAATTGAAATTTAG
- the LOC107929204 gene encoding molybdenum cofactor sulfurase isoform X1: MQSPWIREASKACCSSSGCCPNPFLGFPHYVEASSSSSKPQSAAASRYQFEVSTTSSLYPHFHFTNHESLPSYHESFACFNKVYPHYSQTDEADKIRASEYPHLDSSVACFDYIGHGLFSYSQLQGSPFFDICCKSINLNSQLLYGEETEFQSGIKKRIMSFMNVSETDYTMVFTANQASAFKLLVESYPFGSNQNLLTVYDYQSEAIDVMIERAKKRGANCMSACFSWPNLKIQTEKLRKKIIKKRGLFVIPLQSKVTGSRYSYTWLSLAQENGWHVLLDATALGAKEMETLGLSLFDPDFLICSFFKVFGENPSGFCCLFIKKSIGSSVLKGSTTNVGIVSLVPPLKLEAPKGKAPLHEIEEIIDSRTSNTLQCKALDHADSLGLVLISSRTRSLINWLVNALMSLQHPHSETGIPAVKIYGPKVMFDRGPAVAFNVFDWKGERIHPALVQKLADRNNISLSIGCLQHIWFSDKHEEMKEKDKFQPGIDVVTAAIGYLTNFEDIYRLWVFVSRFLDADFLDKEKWRYKALNQRTIEI, translated from the coding sequence ATGCAATCACCTTGGATAAGAGAGGCCTCTAAAGCCTGTTGTTCATCTTCTGGCTGTTGTCCAAATCCCTTCCTTGGTTTTCCCCATTATGTtgaagcttcttcttcttcttcaaaacccCAAAGTGCTGCTGCATCACGTTACCAATTCGAGGTTAGCACCACTTCTTCTCTCTACCCTCATTTCCATTTCACCAACCATGAATCTCTCCCTTCATATCATGAATCCTTTGCTTGTTTCAACAAAGTTTACCCTCACTATTCCCAGACAGATGAAGCTGATAAGATCCGAGCTAGTGAATACCCTCATTTGGATTCGAGTGTTGCTTGTTTTGATTACATTGGCCATGGTCTTTTCTCTTATTCTCAGCTTCAAGGGTCACCGTTTTTTGATATTTGTTGTAAGTCAATAAACTTGAATTCTCAGCTTTTATATGGTGAAGAAACTGAGTTTCAGTCTGGGATTAAGAAAAggattatgagttttatgaatgTTTCAGAAACTGATTACACCATGGTTTTCACTGCTAATCAAGCTTCAGCTTTTAAGCTTTTGGTTGAATCTTATCCTTTTGGGTCTAATCAAAATCTTCTCACTGTTTATGATTATCAAAGTGAAGCTATTGATGTAATGATTGAGAGAGCAAAAAAGAGAGGAGCAAATTGCATGTCAGCTTGTTTTTCATGGCCTAATCTGAAAATTCAAACAGAGAAGTTAAGGaagaagataataaaaaaaagagggTTATTTGTCATTCCACTTCAATCAAAGGTTACTGGGTCTAGATATTCATATACATGGTTGAGTTTAGCTCAAGAAAATGGATGGCATGTATTGCTTGATGCAACTGCATTAGGTGCTAAAGAAATGGAGACTTTAGGGCTTTCATTGTTTGACCCTGATTTCCTTATTTGttcatttttcaaagtttttggTGAAAACCCATCCGGGTTTTGCTGCTtgtttatcaagaaatccattgGTTCATCTGTTTTGAAAGGTTCAACCACTAATGTTGGGATCGTGAGCCTTGTCCCACCATTGAAGCTAGAAGCACCCAAAGGAAAGGCACCATTGCATGAAATTGAGGAAATAATAGATTCAAGAACCAGCAACACCCTACAATGCAAGGCCTTGGACCATGCAGATTCATTAGGTCTTGTACTAATAAGTAGCAGAACAAGGAGCTTGATTAACTGGCTGGTGAATGCATTGATGAGTCTCCAACATCCACATTCAGAAACTGGAATCCCTGCTGTCAAAATCTATGGTCCAAAAGTAATGTTTGACCGAGGTCCAGCAGTGGCTTTCAATGTATTTGATTGGAAAGGGGAAAGGATTCATCCTGCATTAGTGCAAAAACTGGCTGATAGAAACAATATTTCATTGAGCATTGGGTGTTTACAACACATCTGGTTCAGTGATAAACATGaagaaatgaaggaaaaagatAAGTTTCAGCCTGGGATAGATGTTGTTACAGCTGCAATTGGGTACCTTACTAATTTTGAAGACATTTATAGGCTTTGGGTATTTGTTTCAAGGTTCTTGGATGCTGATTTTTTAGACAAAGAGAAATGGAGATATAAAGCTCTTAATCAAAGAACAATTGAAATTTAG